One genomic region from Sphingobacterium sp. UGAL515B_05 encodes:
- a CDS encoding YihY/virulence factor BrkB family protein yields the protein MKHVTLRDLFTLAYWKNIWHVLIDAFNGFNDDKCMKKSASLAYYTVFSIGPLLMIVIWCIGFFYGEHLQSGSSAQDQVLEEVMVLFGQDVTTQIQSYLQKITFENKSNMGIMIGIVTLILSSTTLFVDIQDSINNIWKVKPKPKKGWLKLIINRLISFSIVIALGFLLIASLMINGVIVAVTNLVMTYFPFIPIALISWVNTGITFSVIVILFGFIFSFLPDAKVKFRDMLGGAIFTGLLFMLGRYGISIYLNLSSTASFYGAAGSIIVMLLWIYYSAAILYFGAEFTKFYAIKFGAGIIPSTFAVAVEQTEKVKKTGSDAEAHVGDTIQVLK from the coding sequence ATGAAGCACGTTACACTACGAGACTTATTTACACTCGCCTACTGGAAAAACATTTGGCATGTCTTAATTGATGCCTTTAATGGATTCAATGATGACAAATGTATGAAGAAGAGTGCTTCATTGGCTTATTATACCGTCTTCTCCATCGGCCCACTTCTTATGATTGTTATCTGGTGTATTGGATTTTTCTATGGAGAACATCTTCAAAGTGGATCTTCAGCGCAGGATCAGGTGCTGGAGGAAGTCATGGTTCTTTTTGGTCAGGATGTGACCACACAGATCCAGTCCTATCTTCAGAAGATAACTTTCGAGAATAAATCTAATATGGGGATCATGATAGGTATCGTTACATTGATTCTATCCTCAACAACCTTATTCGTTGATATACAGGACTCAATAAACAATATCTGGAAAGTAAAACCGAAACCGAAAAAGGGATGGCTAAAATTAATCATCAACAGGCTGATTTCTTTTTCCATCGTCATCGCCCTTGGTTTTTTACTAATTGCCTCACTCATGATCAACGGAGTTATCGTTGCCGTGACCAATTTAGTCATGACTTATTTTCCTTTTATTCCGATTGCACTCATTTCATGGGTGAATACAGGTATCACATTTTCGGTCATTGTCATTTTATTTGGCTTTATCTTTTCCTTCCTTCCGGATGCGAAAGTAAAATTCAGGGACATGCTTGGTGGAGCTATCTTTACAGGCTTACTTTTTATGTTAGGCCGGTACGGCATTTCAATCTATCTGAATCTTTCCTCCACAGCAAGCTTTTACGGAGCTGCGGGATCAATCATCGTCATGTTATTATGGATTTACTATTCGGCTGCAATACTGTACTTTGGAGCAGAATTCACCAAATTTTATGCAATCAAATTTGGTGCAGGCATTATTCCGTCCACATTTGCAGTAGCGGTTGAACAAACGGAAAAAGTTAAAAAAACAGGCAGCGACGCCGAAGCGCATGTTGGAGACACCATTCAGGTCTTAAAATAA
- a CDS encoding long-chain fatty acid--CoA ligase, whose product MGRIFDFITLYKEKYAKDIMVAGRDGNGQWKTYSTKEYTDAIDTLSRALLQLGLKKGDRVGIMSGNRPEWNLVDFACNQIGLATVPLYPTLSAQDLSFIVNDSDVNVLFVSNRELTDRIELAIKEHGIHPQLYTFDAIENYTQLKTFIETAKDDTTDLAPLREAVTEEDLLTLIYTSGTTGRPKGVYLSHKNVYSNVLACNHLIRSDFKTALSFLPLCHIFERMVVYMYYSKGIQIYFSETLDNVVADINDVKPDVFTTVPRVLEKVYDKIIEKGKALTGLKKKIFFWAVDLGLKFQEPEHNGPLYKLKLAIARKLIFSKWQEALGGNIKIIVSGGAALQERLARVFWAAGLKVLEGYGLTETSPVIAVNSYLPNGLKFGTVGKPLKNLEVKIASDGEILVKGPSITTGYYKNEEATKEAFDDNGFFKTGDIGEITSDGFLKITDRKKEMFKTAGGKYIAPQSIENKLMESTLIGQVMVFGENRKFPGALIVPAFDVLSKWANQKGITSGSNEEIIKNPEVIQKYQEEINRLSTNFGHWEIVKKFILLPKEWTINDGQLTPKLSLKRKIILKENEGAIDKLYQEQNQE is encoded by the coding sequence ATGGGCAGAATTTTTGACTTTATAACCTTATATAAAGAAAAATACGCAAAGGACATCATGGTAGCTGGGCGAGATGGAAATGGCCAGTGGAAGACATATTCTACCAAAGAATACACCGACGCAATTGACACCTTAAGCAGGGCGTTACTGCAATTAGGCCTCAAAAAAGGTGATCGGGTAGGAATCATGTCCGGCAACAGACCCGAGTGGAATTTAGTTGATTTTGCCTGCAATCAAATCGGTCTCGCAACTGTCCCCCTCTATCCTACTTTATCCGCACAGGATCTTTCGTTTATTGTAAATGACTCGGATGTCAACGTACTATTTGTCAGCAACAGAGAATTGACGGACCGTATTGAACTAGCCATCAAAGAGCACGGTATACACCCACAACTGTATACATTTGATGCCATTGAGAATTATACGCAGCTGAAAACATTCATCGAAACAGCAAAAGATGACACAACTGACCTAGCTCCACTTCGAGAGGCTGTTACAGAAGAAGATCTATTAACACTGATCTACACTTCAGGTACCACAGGACGCCCTAAAGGTGTATACCTGTCCCACAAAAACGTATACAGCAACGTCTTGGCATGCAATCATCTCATCCGATCGGATTTCAAAACAGCACTAAGCTTTCTTCCGCTATGCCATATTTTTGAACGCATGGTGGTCTATATGTACTATTCAAAAGGAATCCAGATCTATTTTTCCGAGACCTTAGACAATGTTGTTGCCGATATCAACGATGTCAAACCGGATGTATTCACCACCGTACCCCGTGTCCTGGAGAAAGTATACGACAAGATTATTGAAAAAGGGAAAGCCTTAACTGGATTAAAAAAGAAAATTTTCTTCTGGGCTGTTGATCTTGGTTTGAAATTTCAAGAACCAGAGCATAATGGACCGCTTTATAAGCTCAAACTTGCGATCGCCAGAAAACTGATATTTTCGAAATGGCAAGAAGCTCTTGGCGGAAATATTAAGATCATTGTATCCGGTGGTGCAGCTCTTCAAGAGCGTTTAGCGCGAGTATTCTGGGCCGCTGGGCTTAAAGTACTTGAGGGGTACGGCCTGACTGAAACATCTCCGGTTATTGCTGTAAACTCCTACTTACCCAATGGGTTGAAATTTGGGACTGTAGGGAAACCTCTGAAAAACTTAGAAGTTAAAATTGCTTCAGATGGTGAGATTCTTGTCAAGGGCCCTAGTATCACGACAGGCTATTATAAAAATGAAGAAGCCACAAAAGAAGCTTTTGACGATAATGGTTTTTTCAAAACGGGCGATATTGGAGAAATTACATCCGATGGTTTCCTAAAAATAACCGATCGAAAAAAGGAAATGTTTAAGACCGCAGGTGGTAAATATATCGCTCCCCAATCCATTGAAAACAAACTCATGGAGTCTACATTAATCGGACAGGTCATGGTTTTTGGAGAAAATAGAAAATTTCCGGGAGCCTTGATTGTTCCTGCATTTGATGTGCTGTCCAAATGGGCAAACCAAAAAGGTATTACCAGCGGTTCAAACGAAGAAATAATCAAAAATCCGGAAGTAATCCAAAAATATCAAGAAGAAATTAACCGATTATCTACTAACTTTGGACATTGGGAAATTGTCAAGAAATTTATTCTTCTTCCAAAGGAATGGACAATCAACGACGGTCAATTGACGCCAAAATTGAGTCTAAAACGAAAAATTATTTTAAAAGAGAACGAAGGAGCAATCGACAAATTGTATCAGGAACAAAACCAGGAGTAA
- a CDS encoding WbqC family protein: MESQLLLPACYLPPISYFHTIQEHNLPLVIEKYEHFQKQSYRTRARIASANGVQDLIVPIQHGNKERVPMKDIRISYEFDWQRLHWLSIQTAYRSSAYFEYYEDDFIRFYEEKFAYLVDFNVAQLELILKSIKLKRTVGFTEEYVPAPSEMIDFRNLIHPKKESILRDPKEYYQVFSDKNGFYPDLSIIDLLFNQGPQSKSYL, encoded by the coding sequence ATGGAATCGCAGTTATTACTTCCGGCATGTTATCTTCCACCAATATCCTATTTTCATACGATACAAGAGCATAATCTTCCTTTGGTCATCGAGAAATATGAGCATTTTCAAAAGCAGAGTTATCGTACGCGGGCCCGCATTGCTTCAGCAAATGGTGTACAGGATTTGATTGTACCCATTCAACATGGCAATAAAGAACGTGTTCCTATGAAAGATATTCGGATAAGTTATGAGTTTGACTGGCAGCGTTTACATTGGCTAAGTATCCAGACAGCTTACCGTAGCTCTGCATATTTTGAATATTATGAAGATGATTTTATACGTTTCTATGAGGAAAAGTTTGCGTATTTGGTAGATTTTAATGTTGCTCAATTAGAACTCATTCTAAAATCGATCAAACTTAAACGAACAGTAGGGTTTACAGAAGAGTATGTGCCTGCGCCTTCGGAAATGATCGATTTCCGTAACCTGATCCATCCTAAAAAAGAAAGTATACTGCGTGATCCAAAAGAATATTATCAGGTTTTTTCTGATAAAAATGGATTTTACCCCGATTTAAGCATCATCGATTTGTTATTCAATCAAGGACCACAATCAAAAAGTTACCTGTAG
- a CDS encoding peptidase M61, whose product MDSDHFSIPEIHFEVSFSEVQAHYIEVKMSIAKLNQPYVDLKMPVWSPGSYLIREYAKNVERFRSFDKTGNTIAYQKISKNTWRIPTESLDQIEVIYAVYGFEVSVRTNFFDSDHAFIVPTATFFHIDGRIDNPSTISIALKDSWASISTGLEQIGERKFYAPNFDILYDTPIEAGNQDVWKFQAAGVEHECAMVGGGSYDKERLTKDITRIVEEETRIWGSNPNERYVIITHNYQSGGGGLEHLNSTVLGASRNAYLNETSYKNYLSLVAHEYFHLWNVKRLRPKALGPFNYDAENYTTGLWIMEGFTSYYDNLIIKRCGFYDEKEYLALLANDFNIVLNRPGHTIQSAAASSFDTWIKYYRPDENSINSGISYYNKGAMLTALLDIKIIAATEGRLKLDDVIREAYEEFYLKLDRGFEENELRSLAERIAGTSLDDIFDAAHQDGELEYNDYFNLVGYEIVDTNVDNNTLTLGITTNKVDGLISVATVEKYSGAYDAGLSVKDELIAINNNRLDVKDKEIDFIVQHAKEGEILNFLVARDGLVREIPVQIKKSNKKIYEIRPLKEQTFLQELLGKIWMA is encoded by the coding sequence ATGGACAGTGACCATTTCAGTATACCCGAAATACATTTTGAGGTATCATTTTCAGAAGTACAAGCTCATTATATCGAAGTAAAAATGAGCATCGCAAAGCTCAACCAGCCTTATGTCGATCTAAAAATGCCGGTCTGGTCTCCTGGATCTTATTTAATTCGTGAATATGCTAAAAACGTAGAACGATTCCGATCATTTGACAAAACAGGAAATACAATTGCCTACCAGAAAATTTCAAAGAACACCTGGCGAATACCCACAGAATCTTTGGATCAGATCGAAGTCATCTACGCGGTATACGGTTTTGAAGTTTCTGTGCGTACCAACTTTTTCGATAGTGACCATGCTTTTATTGTGCCTACGGCAACTTTCTTTCATATCGACGGCCGCATAGACAATCCTTCGACAATCAGCATAGCATTAAAAGATTCTTGGGCAAGTATATCAACTGGACTCGAACAAATTGGAGAACGTAAGTTTTATGCGCCAAATTTTGACATATTATATGATACGCCCATCGAGGCTGGTAATCAGGATGTCTGGAAATTCCAGGCTGCCGGTGTCGAACATGAATGCGCCATGGTCGGAGGCGGAAGTTATGATAAAGAACGCTTAACGAAAGATATCACACGTATCGTCGAAGAGGAAACCCGCATCTGGGGTTCGAACCCCAATGAGCGATATGTCATTATTACCCACAACTACCAATCTGGAGGGGGAGGTCTAGAACATCTCAATTCAACAGTATTGGGAGCCTCGAGAAATGCCTATCTAAATGAGACAAGTTACAAAAACTATTTGAGTCTCGTTGCACATGAGTATTTTCACCTATGGAATGTGAAACGCTTACGTCCAAAAGCATTAGGACCGTTTAATTACGATGCCGAAAACTATACCACAGGCCTCTGGATCATGGAAGGATTCACTTCGTACTATGATAATTTAATTATTAAACGCTGTGGATTCTATGATGAAAAAGAGTACCTCGCTTTGTTAGCCAACGATTTCAACATTGTATTAAACCGCCCTGGGCATACGATACAGTCTGCAGCAGCCTCAAGCTTCGATACCTGGATTAAATATTATCGGCCTGATGAAAATTCGATAAATTCAGGAATTTCCTATTACAACAAAGGTGCAATGCTGACAGCATTGTTGGATATTAAAATTATTGCCGCTACAGAAGGTAGGCTAAAATTGGATGATGTTATCCGCGAGGCTTATGAGGAGTTCTACCTAAAACTTGATCGTGGATTTGAAGAAAACGAATTGAGAAGCCTTGCTGAACGTATCGCAGGCACTTCGCTGGACGATATTTTCGATGCTGCTCATCAGGACGGAGAACTGGAATACAACGATTATTTTAATCTAGTCGGTTATGAAATTGTTGATACCAATGTTGATAACAACACGTTGACACTAGGCATTACAACCAACAAAGTGGATGGGTTAATTTCGGTAGCGACAGTGGAAAAATATTCTGGTGCATATGATGCCGGATTAAGTGTAAAAGACGAACTGATTGCAATTAATAATAACAGGCTCGATGTTAAAGACAAGGAAATTGATTTCATTGTTCAACATGCCAAAGAGGGGGAAATATTAAACTTCCTGGTGGCACGAGATGGTTTAGTGCGGGAAATCCCTGTTCAAATCAAAAAGAGCAATAAAAAGATATACGAAATCCGTCCGCTCAAAGAACAAACTTTTCTACAGGAATTGCTAGGTAAAATCTGGATGGCTTAA